In a genomic window of Mycolicibacterium neoaurum VKM Ac-1815D:
- a CDS encoding nitroreductase family deazaflavin-dependent oxidoreductase, with translation MDKTAIDAMNQAVIEEFRTTGGQAGGVFTGKPLILLHHIGAKSGTERIAPLVPLIDDGKVYIFASKGGADTDPDWYRNLMAHPQVTVECGTETYQASARVLEGAERDEVYAKQVALQPQFGEYQRKTDRVIPVVELVRS, from the coding sequence ATGGACAAAACAGCCATCGACGCGATGAACCAGGCCGTCATCGAGGAGTTCCGCACCACCGGCGGCCAGGCGGGCGGGGTTTTCACCGGTAAGCCGTTGATCCTCCTGCACCACATCGGTGCGAAATCGGGCACCGAGCGCATCGCGCCGCTGGTACCTCTCATCGACGACGGCAAGGTCTACATCTTCGCCAGCAAGGGCGGCGCGGACACCGATCCGGACTGGTATCGAAACCTGATGGCTCACCCGCAGGTCACGGTCGAATGCGGCACCGAGACCTACCAGGCCTCGGCACGGGTCCTCGAAGGCGCCGAGCGTGACGAGGTGTACGCCAAACAGGTTGCGCTCCAACCGCAGTTCGGGGAGTACCAGCGCAAGACCGACCGGGTGATCCCGGTGGTGGAGCTGGTGCGGTCCTAA
- a CDS encoding DUF2469 domain-containing protein, translated as MSAEDLEKYETEMELSLYREYKDIVGQFSYVVETERRFYLANSVEMVPRNADGEVYFELRLADAWVWDMYRPARFVKQVRVITFKDVNIEEVEKPELRLPD; from the coding sequence ATGAGTGCCGAGGATCTCGAGAAGTACGAAACCGAGATGGAGCTCTCGCTGTACCGCGAGTACAAGGACATCGTCGGGCAGTTCAGCTACGTGGTGGAGACCGAACGACGCTTCTACCTCGCCAACAGCGTCGAGATGGTGCCCCGCAACGCCGACGGCGAGGTCTACTTCGAGCTACGGCTCGCCGACGCCTGGGTGTGGGACATGTATCGCCCGGCGCGCTTCGTCAAGCAGGTCCGGGTCATCACCTTCAAAGATGTCAACATCGAAGAGGTCGAGAAGCCCGAGCTGCGCCTACCCGACTGA
- a CDS encoding ribonuclease HII yields the protein MPASWPPRAVIRRSGLRTLESALYRSGLGPVAGVDEVGRGACAGPLVVAACILGPNKFKSLAALDDSKKLTEAERERLFPLIRRYALAYHVVFIPSVEVDRRGVHHANIEGMRRAVAGLPLRPGYVLSDGFRVPGLPMPSLPVIGGDAAAACIAAASVLAKVSRDRLMVAMDREHPGYGFAEHKGYSTPVHTAALETLGPCAEHRYSFANVRRVAGAGAAARSFDGDAGWGMMDANLDEGQQSR from the coding sequence GTGCCGGCGAGTTGGCCGCCCCGAGCCGTGATCCGCAGATCCGGCCTGCGCACCCTGGAATCGGCGCTCTACCGCAGTGGACTGGGCCCGGTGGCCGGCGTCGACGAGGTAGGCCGCGGCGCATGCGCCGGTCCGCTGGTGGTCGCAGCCTGCATTCTGGGACCCAATAAGTTCAAAAGCCTTGCTGCCCTTGATGACTCGAAGAAACTCACCGAAGCCGAGCGGGAACGCCTCTTCCCGCTGATCCGTCGTTACGCGCTGGCCTATCACGTGGTTTTCATACCGTCGGTCGAGGTCGACAGGCGCGGGGTGCACCACGCCAACATCGAGGGCATGCGGCGTGCGGTGGCAGGGTTGCCGCTGCGCCCGGGCTATGTGCTCTCCGACGGCTTTCGTGTCCCCGGGCTGCCGATGCCCTCCCTGCCGGTGATCGGCGGCGATGCGGCGGCCGCCTGCATCGCCGCGGCCAGCGTGCTTGCCAAGGTCAGTCGGGACCGGCTGATGGTCGCGATGGACCGCGAACACCCTGGCTACGGCTTCGCCGAACACAAGGGCTACAGCACACCGGTACACACCGCCGCGCTGGAGACGCTCGGGCCGTGCGCCGAACACCGGTACTCGTTTGCGAACGTCCGGCGAGTCGCGGGCGCGGGAGCGGCGGCGCGCAGCTTTGATGGTGACGCCGGGTGGGGAATGATGGATGCCAACCTAGACGAAGGACAGCAGAGCAGATGA